A stretch of Acidobacteriota bacterium DNA encodes these proteins:
- the lpxD gene encoding UDP-3-O-(3-hydroxymyristoyl)glucosamine N-acyltransferase — protein MTLAELATHLGCRIENATAADESRPILRVNNLHDSGPGDLTFLTNPKFTSKVAGTRATAILADDALTAAPCPILRTPTPAVACAAAIALLTPVVVAVAPGIHPLASIDPTADVGAGVAIGPFAVVGAGATIGAHTVLHPHASVGTQARIGEHCVIHAHVSVRDRVVVGNRVTLQDGAVIGSEGFGYATRPDGTHTKIPQVGIVVIEDDVEIGANSTVDRPAIGETRIGAGTKIDNLVHVGHGVKIGKNVRLAALVGIAGSSVLEDDVVLAGQVGVINHVRVGQGAQVASKSAVMSDLAGGQTYAGIPAIPIGQWRRWAVQYRKGTKGPL, from the coding sequence GTGACCCTCGCTGAACTCGCGACACATCTGGGATGCCGCATCGAAAACGCTACCGCGGCTGATGAGTCGCGGCCCATCCTCCGCGTCAACAATCTGCATGATTCCGGTCCTGGCGATCTCACGTTCCTGACCAATCCGAAGTTCACCTCGAAGGTGGCGGGCACGCGTGCGACGGCAATTCTTGCGGATGACGCCCTCACTGCCGCGCCCTGCCCAATCCTGCGTACGCCGACGCCGGCCGTGGCATGCGCCGCGGCGATTGCGCTGCTCACGCCCGTGGTGGTGGCCGTTGCGCCGGGGATCCACCCGCTGGCGTCGATCGATCCGACAGCGGATGTGGGGGCCGGCGTGGCGATCGGTCCCTTCGCCGTTGTTGGTGCCGGCGCCACGATTGGCGCCCACACGGTGCTGCATCCGCACGCGTCCGTCGGGACGCAGGCGCGTATCGGCGAACACTGTGTGATTCACGCCCACGTCTCGGTGCGCGATCGGGTGGTCGTCGGCAACCGCGTGACACTTCAGGACGGCGCCGTCATCGGCAGCGAGGGCTTCGGCTACGCGACGCGGCCCGATGGCACCCACACCAAAATCCCCCAGGTCGGCATCGTCGTCATCGAAGACGATGTGGAGATTGGCGCGAACTCCACTGTGGACCGGCCCGCGATCGGCGAGACGCGCATTGGCGCGGGAACAAAAATCGACAACCTCGTCCATGTCGGGCATGGCGTGAAGATCGGGAAGAATGTCCGGCTCGCCGCTCTGGTCGGCATCGCCGGCAGTTCAGTGCTGGAAGACGACGTGGTGCTGGCTGGTCAGGTGGGCGTGATCAATCACGTCCGCGTGGGACAAGGCGCACAAGTGGCGTCCAAATCCGCGGTCATGAGTGACCTGGCCGGCGGGCAGACGTACGCAGGCATTCCCGCCATTCCCATCGGGCAGTGGCGACGATGGGCCGTGCAGTATCGCAAGGGCACCAAGGGACCGCTATAA
- the gatC gene encoding Asp-tRNA(Asn)/Glu-tRNA(Gln) amidotransferase subunit GatC, translating into MASTLEPKDVDRIATLARLTLTPDERLQFARQLNDVLRFVEQIRQVDTTGIAATSHPLPADAAWREDVPHTSLPNADALANAPDANREAGLFRVPKVIG; encoded by the coding sequence ATGGCGTCGACGCTTGAGCCGAAAGATGTGGACCGAATCGCGACACTGGCGCGACTGACCCTGACGCCGGACGAACGCCTGCAGTTCGCCCGGCAGTTAAACGACGTGCTCCGGTTCGTGGAGCAGATCCGCCAGGTTGACACCACGGGCATCGCCGCCACGTCCCACCCGCTTCCAGCCGACGCCGCCTGGCGCGAAGACGTGCCGCACACTTCGCTGCCGAACGCGGACGCGCTGGCCAACGCGCCAGATGCCAACCGTGAGGCCGGCCTCTTCCGCGTGCCGAAGGTGATCGGATGA
- the lpxB gene encoding lipid-A-disaccharide synthase has translation MTEPVSAAPARRVMISCGEPSGDLYAGALVRALQQQAPGATAFGFGGSHLADAGAELIGDYHGFSVTGLTEALSVVRRSWKMLGTLSDAARDRRPDVFVAIDFPDFNFRLLPRVHKLGIPIVYYISPQLWAWRAGRVKTLKKYVSKMLVIFPFEKAIYERVGLPVEFVGHPLIDLAVATRSREETCRAAGLDPARPIVALLPGSRPNEVRLLLSVLVEAAMRVTRDVPGVQFLVARAPALDDVFFGPLDQLRAAGVPLAMMAEATDDVLAASDVVITASGTATVQTALHQRPMVIVYRVSPVTYAIGKRVVRVANYGMVNLVAGRQVVREFIQDGCTPEAVADEARTLLVDAARADQMRLDLAEVVQKLGGSGASDRAAAAILAACR, from the coding sequence GTGACTGAGCCTGTGTCTGCCGCGCCCGCCCGCCGCGTGATGATTTCGTGCGGCGAACCCTCCGGCGATTTGTACGCCGGCGCGTTGGTCCGTGCACTCCAGCAGCAGGCGCCCGGCGCCACCGCGTTCGGTTTTGGCGGTTCGCACCTCGCCGATGCCGGTGCTGAACTCATCGGTGACTATCACGGCTTCAGCGTCACCGGACTGACCGAGGCGCTGTCTGTGGTGCGCCGATCCTGGAAGATGCTCGGGACTCTGAGTGACGCTGCACGCGACCGGCGCCCGGACGTGTTCGTGGCGATTGATTTTCCGGACTTCAATTTTCGACTGCTGCCGCGCGTCCACAAGCTCGGCATCCCCATCGTGTACTACATCAGCCCACAGCTCTGGGCGTGGCGCGCCGGGCGCGTGAAGACACTCAAGAAATATGTGTCGAAGATGCTGGTCATCTTTCCGTTCGAGAAGGCGATTTACGAACGTGTGGGCCTGCCCGTCGAGTTCGTCGGGCATCCCCTGATCGATCTGGCGGTCGCCACCCGTTCGCGGGAAGAGACATGCCGTGCGGCCGGACTCGATCCGGCGCGGCCGATTGTGGCCCTCCTGCCCGGCAGCCGGCCTAACGAAGTGCGGTTGTTGTTGTCCGTGCTGGTGGAAGCCGCGATGCGGGTCACGCGCGATGTGCCGGGCGTGCAGTTCCTGGTCGCGCGCGCTCCCGCCCTCGACGATGTGTTCTTCGGGCCACTCGACCAGTTGCGCGCTGCGGGTGTGCCGCTGGCCATGATGGCCGAAGCGACCGATGACGTGCTGGCGGCATCTGATGTCGTGATTACCGCATCAGGCACTGCGACGGTCCAGACGGCGTTGCACCAACGCCCGATGGTGATTGTTTACCGCGTGTCGCCGGTCACCTATGCGATCGGCAAACGTGTGGTCCGTGTGGCGAACTACGGCATGGTCAACCTCGTGGCCGGACGGCAGGTCGTGCGGGAATTCATCCAGGACGGCTGCACGCCAGAGGCTGTGGCCGACGAAGCGCGCACGTTGCTGGTTGACGCGGCCCGCGCCGATCAGATGCGTCTGGACCTGGCCGAGGTCGTGCAAAAACTCGGCGGTTCCGGTGCGTCCGACCGCGCGGCGGCCGCCATTCTCGCCGCCTGCCGGTAG
- a CDS encoding insulinase family protein produces MSLRGWRALSMRLAVALLVAGAGASVVTHGAQGAQVRQWPTETPPRPFQAPRVNFPDYKLKTLPNGLQVLAVSQNEQPSVSFRLLIRAGAAQDAPAKPGVASFVAALLDQGTATRSAEVIANTIESAGGILAVGAANEVTFINGAIVKDKVELALDVASEVARRPAFAAAEIRRQMDQAIQGLQVSAEDPEYVANALIDRLVFGFHPYGRPGPNSVEQIQRITRDDLVAFHRSWFVPNNSLLAIVGDLTHEEAFAAAEKAFGSWAKADVPVMAFDEPPPPTRRLVVVDRPGAVQTEVRVGQIAVSRTHKEYVPIDMALRILGGEGANRLFGVLRSDRGLTYGASANFRAFKFGGSFIAETDTRSETTGEVLRLTVDEFFKLQKELVDPRELRGAQDYMSGNFPLAIETPSAIAMQVLNQLFFGLSLDELETYREQVTTVSVADIQRVAKQFLFPDRLSIVLVGDASTFVGQLKAMGFEQFERIPIAQLDLSAPNLRKAGGDRRD; encoded by the coding sequence ATGAGCCTGCGTGGCTGGCGAGCGTTGTCGATGCGTCTAGCGGTGGCGCTGCTGGTGGCAGGCGCCGGCGCATCGGTCGTTACTCATGGGGCTCAGGGGGCTCAGGTTCGTCAGTGGCCCACCGAGACCCCGCCGCGCCCGTTCCAGGCGCCGCGTGTGAACTTTCCCGACTACAAGCTCAAGACCTTGCCCAACGGCCTGCAGGTGCTGGCGGTGTCGCAGAACGAGCAGCCGTCGGTGAGCTTCCGTCTGCTGATCAGGGCGGGCGCTGCGCAGGACGCACCGGCGAAGCCGGGTGTTGCGTCATTCGTGGCGGCGTTGCTGGACCAGGGCACGGCGACGCGCTCAGCGGAAGTCATTGCGAACACGATCGAATCTGCGGGCGGCATCCTCGCGGTGGGTGCGGCCAACGAGGTGACGTTCATCAACGGCGCCATCGTCAAAGACAAGGTGGAACTGGCGCTGGATGTGGCGTCGGAAGTGGCGCGGCGCCCGGCGTTTGCGGCGGCCGAGATTCGGCGCCAGATGGACCAGGCGATTCAAGGACTGCAGGTCAGTGCCGAGGATCCCGAGTACGTCGCCAACGCGTTGATTGACCGGCTCGTGTTCGGCTTCCATCCATACGGACGCCCGGGGCCGAATAGCGTGGAACAGATCCAGCGCATCACCCGTGATGACCTTGTGGCGTTTCACCGCAGTTGGTTTGTGCCCAACAACTCCCTGCTCGCCATCGTCGGCGACCTGACGCACGAAGAGGCGTTTGCGGCGGCAGAGAAGGCCTTCGGGAGCTGGGCGAAGGCTGATGTTCCCGTGATGGCCTTTGACGAGCCACCGCCACCGACACGGCGACTCGTGGTCGTGGACCGGCCAGGCGCCGTGCAGACGGAAGTGCGTGTGGGACAGATCGCCGTCAGCCGTACGCACAAGGAATACGTGCCGATCGACATGGCGCTGCGCATCCTCGGCGGCGAGGGCGCCAACCGGTTGTTCGGCGTGCTTCGGAGCGACAGGGGGCTCACGTACGGCGCGTCGGCCAACTTCCGGGCCTTCAAGTTTGGTGGCAGCTTCATCGCAGAAACGGATACGCGGTCTGAAACGACCGGAGAGGTTCTGCGCCTGACCGTGGACGAGTTCTTCAAGCTTCAGAAGGAGCTGGTGGATCCGCGCGAGTTGCGCGGCGCGCAGGACTACATGTCGGGCAACTTCCCGTTGGCCATTGAGACGCCGTCTGCGATTGCGATGCAGGTGCTCAACCAGCTGTTCTTCGGCCTGAGCCTGGATGAACTCGAAACGTATCGCGAGCAGGTGACCACGGTTTCTGTGGCCGACATTCAGCGGGTGGCCAAACAGTTTCTGTTTCCCGATCGCCTCTCGATCGTCCTGGTGGGTGATGCCTCGACGTTTGTCGGCCAGCTCAAGGCGATGGGCTTCGAACAGTTCGAACGCATTCCGATCGCGCAACTGGACCTGAGTGCGCCGAACCTCCGTAAGGCCGGCGGCGACAGGCGTGACTGA
- a CDS encoding M56 family metallopeptidase: MTFTTFAAEYALRLIALVAVVGIGLAVVRPALARTRLYVWTLVLSVAWLMPLAVAFMPEVTIPLLAAFSAPEFVVTGADNPLDEVTTLGTSLSTAPSSWTVEQLVRLGGVVYLLGVAFLLLRMAWGWRLTHRLISSARDVPDADLRNRVSQLGPELGIPVAPRVLESELVRVPFACGIWRPRLVLPAAWRTWDEATLNAVLVHELAHIARRDVTTMRAAALYRALTWVNPASWWLRRRLESLAEAASDEAVLATGADRATYAEMLLGFMATGPRATGRAAWHLAMARPGAADAERRIAQVLEWRGGGHMGLTFRKKCAIAAVVVVAGLPTMVLTAGQKGTPVEISAPDITPASEQQQQQPRQQQSAAPGRGEVSFDFMMPVAGAPVSIVGMTMSVEPGEFVRVKVQNSGARPIRRVTLQARVASVEEPTAKPRVFNSAPLPTLIAPGDTVELNSGLLDTRSASRLATGGPVRATFSVLHVEFTDGEVWPPVRDPVVTPRTDDEAAQQPYEIDSPGVVAPRLVRQSHPKYTPEGLRAKIEGVVELRVVVGADGTVRDAQVTRSLDTAHGLDQQAIAAAREWVFSPATLNGKAVPMTVVLQMEFRVH, encoded by the coding sequence ATGACGTTCACGACGTTCGCGGCGGAGTACGCGCTCAGGCTGATCGCTCTTGTCGCGGTCGTCGGCATCGGCCTGGCAGTGGTCCGGCCCGCATTGGCGCGCACGAGACTCTACGTCTGGACCCTGGTGCTTTCTGTCGCCTGGCTCATGCCGCTCGCCGTAGCCTTCATGCCCGAGGTCACGATTCCCTTGCTCGCGGCGTTTTCAGCTCCCGAGTTTGTCGTGACCGGGGCCGACAACCCGCTCGACGAGGTGACGACGCTCGGCACATCACTCTCCACCGCGCCATCGTCGTGGACCGTCGAGCAACTCGTCAGGCTCGGCGGCGTCGTGTACCTGCTCGGCGTGGCCTTCCTTCTGTTGCGCATGGCATGGGGTTGGCGGTTGACCCATCGATTGATCAGCAGTGCCCGTGACGTACCCGATGCCGATCTGCGGAACCGAGTGAGTCAGTTGGGCCCCGAGCTGGGAATTCCCGTCGCGCCGCGAGTCTTGGAAAGTGAACTCGTGCGTGTGCCGTTTGCGTGCGGCATCTGGCGTCCGCGTCTGGTTTTGCCCGCAGCGTGGCGAACCTGGGATGAAGCGACCCTGAACGCGGTCCTCGTGCATGAGCTTGCCCACATCGCGCGCCGCGATGTGACGACGATGAGGGCGGCGGCGCTGTATCGCGCGCTCACGTGGGTGAATCCGGCAAGTTGGTGGCTGCGGCGGCGGCTTGAATCGTTGGCCGAGGCGGCGAGTGACGAAGCCGTGCTCGCCACTGGGGCCGATCGTGCGACCTACGCGGAGATGTTGCTCGGGTTCATGGCAACTGGGCCGAGGGCAACAGGGCGTGCCGCGTGGCATCTGGCGATGGCACGGCCGGGCGCCGCCGACGCCGAACGGCGAATTGCGCAAGTGCTTGAATGGAGAGGCGGGGGACACATGGGACTGACGTTCAGAAAGAAGTGCGCGATTGCGGCGGTCGTGGTTGTGGCCGGCCTTCCGACGATGGTGCTGACGGCAGGGCAGAAAGGTACGCCGGTTGAGATCTCGGCGCCCGACATCACACCGGCCTCGGAGCAACAGCAACAGCAGCCGCGGCAGCAGCAGTCCGCTGCGCCGGGACGGGGAGAGGTCAGTTTTGACTTCATGATGCCGGTCGCTGGCGCTCCTGTCTCGATAGTCGGTATGACGATGTCGGTGGAGCCCGGCGAGTTCGTTCGAGTGAAGGTGCAGAACAGCGGGGCCAGACCCATTCGTCGCGTGACCTTGCAGGCGCGCGTCGCCTCGGTCGAGGAGCCAACGGCAAAGCCCAGGGTCTTCAACAGCGCGCCCCTGCCGACGTTGATTGCTCCCGGCGACACTGTCGAACTCAACAGTGGGCTGCTGGACACCAGAAGTGCATCAAGGTTGGCGACCGGTGGGCCCGTGCGCGCCACTTTCAGTGTCCTGCACGTTGAGTTCACAGACGGCGAAGTGTGGCCGCCGGTCCGAGATCCGGTCGTGACGCCGCGCACAGACGACGAGGCCGCTCAACAGCCGTATGAAATCGACTCGCCAGGAGTGGTGGCGCCGAGGCTGGTGCGCCAGTCCCATCCGAAGTACACACCTGAAGGCCTGCGCGCCAAGATCGAAGGGGTCGTGGAGTTGCGCGTCGTGGTGGGGGCTGATGGGACCGTCAGGGACGCCCAGGTTACCAGGTCGCTCGACACGGCCCATGGCCTGGACCAACAGGCCATCGCCGCCGCTCGCGAATGGGTGTTTTCGCCCGCCACGCTCAACGGCAAGGCCGTGCCGATGACGGTCGTGCTCCAGATGGAGTTCCGGGTGCACTAA
- a CDS encoding BlaI/MecI/CopY family transcriptional regulator — MNTRTQPRPLGNVEQRVMDHVWSNGPVTADACRQALASVWPMKESTVRTVLRRLEAKGYVTHTTEGRTYVYRAAERPASVATRAVQHLIDRFWGGSAEALVAGLVDHAVLSPKQLERLTRRISEAKAQPGEKKR, encoded by the coding sequence ATGAACACTCGAACCCAGCCTCGTCCCCTTGGCAACGTGGAGCAGCGCGTGATGGACCACGTGTGGTCGAACGGCCCCGTGACGGCCGATGCGTGCCGGCAGGCGCTGGCCTCGGTGTGGCCCATGAAGGAGTCCACCGTCCGCACCGTCCTGCGCCGGCTTGAGGCCAAGGGCTACGTGACGCACACCACCGAGGGGCGGACATACGTCTATCGCGCGGCCGAACGACCGGCGTCGGTGGCCACACGGGCGGTGCAGCATCTCATCGATCGATTCTGGGGCGGCTCGGCCGAGGCATTGGTGGCCGGGCTTGTGGATCACGCGGTGCTCAGTCCCAAACAGCTTGAACGCCTCACGCGTCGTATCTCCGAGGCGAAGGCGCAGCCGGGGGAGAAGAAGCGATGA
- a CDS encoding insulinase family protein: MLRNQTSRALAVAGALLLSLAATPQDTIVRPPKFDYTMTTLPNGLQVVFLEDHSTPIIHLSVWYHVGSKDEKAGRTGFAHLFEHLMFKGSKNVRADQHPSWITSIGGQANASTDEDATIFWQTVPAQYLPLVLWLEADRLGSLEVSEDKFLSEREVVKEERRMRVDNVPYGGLSEVIFDKAFTTHPYKHQTIGSMKDLESASIADVRGFYETYYVPNNATLTLVGDFDSKQALTLVQQYFGRIPQGKPVPRDIPKEPKPTAERRFTVEQPWPLPAVVVGYPITNDGHPDAYPLHILAKVLSDGQSSRIYRSMVYEKQLALAAFGDAKLIEHPNLFYAVAVIPQGRSTETALKELTAQVDAMKTTPITAEELNRAKRQFARDYILGRETIQQKALHLAHAVVIHDDIKTADGEFDLFQKVTVEDVQRVARTYFTPESRFLITINPGAARTPAQAAGGVR; encoded by the coding sequence ATGCTGCGAAACCAAACGAGTCGCGCGCTGGCCGTGGCCGGCGCTCTGTTGTTGTCATTGGCCGCGACGCCCCAGGACACCATCGTCCGGCCGCCCAAGTTTGATTACACGATGACCACGCTGCCCAACGGGCTGCAGGTCGTGTTCCTTGAAGATCACTCGACGCCCATCATTCACTTGTCGGTGTGGTATCACGTCGGGTCCAAGGACGAGAAGGCCGGCCGCACAGGTTTTGCGCACCTGTTTGAACACCTCATGTTCAAGGGATCCAAGAACGTCCGGGCCGACCAGCATCCGTCGTGGATCACAAGTATTGGCGGGCAGGCAAACGCGTCCACCGACGAAGATGCCACCATTTTTTGGCAGACCGTACCTGCGCAGTACCTGCCGTTGGTGTTGTGGCTTGAGGCGGATCGGCTGGGGTCGCTCGAGGTGAGCGAAGACAAGTTCCTCAGCGAGCGTGAGGTGGTCAAGGAAGAGCGCCGGATGCGCGTGGACAACGTGCCGTATGGCGGTTTGTCCGAAGTGATCTTCGACAAGGCGTTCACCACGCACCCCTACAAGCATCAGACCATCGGCAGCATGAAGGACCTTGAATCGGCCTCGATCGCCGATGTGCGGGGGTTTTACGAGACCTACTACGTGCCCAACAACGCCACGCTGACGCTGGTCGGCGACTTTGACTCCAAGCAGGCGCTCACGCTGGTGCAGCAGTACTTTGGCCGCATCCCGCAGGGCAAGCCCGTGCCGCGCGACATTCCGAAAGAACCGAAGCCGACGGCCGAGCGCCGCTTCACGGTGGAGCAGCCGTGGCCGTTGCCGGCGGTGGTGGTGGGATATCCGATTACCAACGACGGCCACCCGGATGCGTATCCGCTGCACATCCTGGCCAAGGTTCTGTCTGACGGCCAGAGTTCACGCATTTATCGTTCGATGGTGTACGAGAAGCAGCTTGCGCTTGCGGCGTTCGGCGATGCGAAGCTGATTGAACATCCCAATTTGTTTTACGCCGTGGCGGTGATTCCCCAGGGGCGTTCTACGGAAACCGCGCTCAAGGAACTGACAGCCCAGGTGGATGCCATGAAGACGACGCCGATTACGGCCGAGGAGTTGAATCGGGCCAAGCGGCAGTTCGCGCGTGATTACATCCTGGGCCGCGAAACCATTCAGCAGAAGGCGCTGCATCTGGCGCACGCGGTGGTGATTCACGACGACATCAAGACCGCCGATGGAGAGTTCGACCTCTTCCAGAAGGTGACGGTTGAAGACGTGCAGCGTGTGGCACGGACCTACTTCACGCCTGAGTCGCGGTTCCTCATCACCATCAACCCAGGCGCAGCGCGCACGCCCGCCCAGGCCGCGGGAGGTGTCCGATGA
- a CDS encoding carboxypeptidase regulatory-like domain-containing protein: MSRRLTGVLLLCALSVTAVATTQAYLKLGVLTPSGVVGIRWTRPIQYFVTNRDVDGVTAPQLQATVARVFGTWGSVPGVALTHSFTGFTVSEPFVADGINVVGFRARPDLERTLAAATFEIDEQTGQIIESDIFFNTAFAWSVSAGGQAPRYDLESVGLHEVGHLLGLGHSGLGETEIRPEGGRRVLGKRAVMFPIAFPPGNVEDRTLEADDRAGIGDIYSSGAVSAGLGSIGGRVTLGGVGFFGAHVTALNTRTGDLVGGFTLNNNGDFAIGHLAPGVYVVRAEPLDDADLTSYFDEETTVNINFKPAYYSSLVAVPRGGSGPRIEIKVVSK; encoded by the coding sequence TTGAGCCGCCGCCTCACCGGAGTGCTCCTTCTCTGTGCGTTGAGTGTCACGGCAGTCGCCACCACTCAGGCGTACCTGAAACTTGGTGTGCTGACTCCCAGCGGCGTGGTCGGCATCCGCTGGACACGTCCCATTCAATATTTCGTCACTAACCGTGACGTGGACGGCGTCACGGCTCCCCAATTGCAGGCGACCGTCGCGCGTGTCTTTGGCACCTGGGGCTCCGTGCCTGGGGTGGCGCTGACGCATAGCTTCACGGGCTTTACCGTGTCGGAGCCGTTTGTGGCTGACGGCATCAACGTGGTCGGCTTTCGCGCACGACCAGACCTTGAGCGCACGCTCGCGGCGGCCACGTTCGAGATCGATGAGCAAACCGGCCAGATCATCGAGTCGGACATTTTTTTCAACACCGCATTTGCGTGGTCCGTCTCTGCCGGTGGACAGGCCCCGCGATACGACCTGGAGTCTGTCGGGCTGCATGAGGTAGGACACCTGCTGGGACTCGGTCATTCAGGCCTGGGTGAGACCGAGATTCGTCCGGAGGGCGGCCGGCGCGTTCTGGGCAAACGCGCGGTGATGTTTCCCATCGCGTTTCCGCCAGGAAATGTCGAGGACCGCACGCTGGAGGCCGACGACCGCGCGGGCATCGGTGACATCTATTCGAGCGGAGCCGTGTCGGCGGGCCTGGGGTCGATCGGGGGCCGGGTCACGCTCGGTGGCGTAGGCTTCTTCGGCGCGCACGTGACCGCGCTGAACACCAGGACCGGTGACCTTGTCGGTGGCTTTACGCTCAACAACAACGGCGACTTCGCCATCGGTCACCTGGCGCCGGGCGTGTACGTCGTGCGAGCCGAACCACTCGACGACGCGGATCTTACGAGCTACTTTGACGAGGAGACGACGGTGAATATCAATTTCAAGCCGGCGTACTATTCGTCGCTGGTGGCCGTGCCCCGCGGTGGGTCGGGACCGAGGATTGAGATCAAAGTGGTGTCGAAGTGA